A window of Pseudomonas guangdongensis contains these coding sequences:
- a CDS encoding phosphate-starvation-inducible protein PsiE produces MKSSWPERLRHAMHQQADALGNLLVEGFHYLALFAIGGAVAWAAGLTFWGMLEARQATIDDILLLFIYLELGAMVGIYFKTNHMPVRFLIYVAITALTRLLIADIQHTHKPNMGIVMVCGAILLLALATLVVRYGSHRFPSPPSEAPPHKRVERDEPAQ; encoded by the coding sequence ATGAAATCCTCCTGGCCCGAACGCCTGCGCCATGCCATGCACCAGCAGGCCGATGCCCTCGGCAATCTGCTGGTCGAAGGCTTCCACTATCTTGCCTTGTTCGCCATCGGCGGCGCCGTGGCCTGGGCGGCGGGGCTGACGTTCTGGGGCATGCTCGAGGCGCGCCAGGCGACCATCGACGACATCCTGCTGCTGTTCATCTACCTCGAACTGGGCGCGATGGTCGGTATCTACTTCAAGACCAACCACATGCCGGTGCGCTTCCTGATCTATGTGGCGATCACCGCGCTGACCCGGCTGCTGATCGCCGATATCCAGCATACCCACAAGCCGAACATGGGCATCGTCATGGTCTGCGGCGCCATCCTGTTGTTGGCCCTGGCCACCCTGGTGGTGCGTTACGGCTCCCACCGCTTTCCCTCGCCACCCAGCGAAGCCCCGCCGCATAAGCGTGTCGAGCGCGACGAGCCGGCGCAGTAG
- a CDS encoding pilin produces the protein MKAQVQKGFTLIELMIVVAIIGILSAVALPAYQNYTRKSSDNACMAEAKAYTNTVLAALLDPSGAQPVPDSNAAACTSITKPTALTTPVVAVINNGNNAKVSCDLEKGGTCAFTN, from the coding sequence ATGAAAGCACAAGTGCAGAAGGGTTTTACCCTGATCGAGCTGATGATCGTGGTGGCGATTATCGGGATTCTCTCGGCTGTAGCATTGCCCGCCTATCAGAATTACACGAGAAAATCTTCTGATAATGCCTGTATGGCAGAGGCTAAAGCTTACACTAACACAGTGTTGGCAGCGCTTTTGGATCCGAGTGGTGCGCAACCTGTTCCTGACTCTAACGCTGCAGCATGCACTTCAATTACAAAGCCTACAGCTTTGACAACCCCTGTCGTTGCTGTAATTAATAATGGTAACAATGCGAAGGTTTCCTGTGACCTTGAGAAAGGTGGTACCTGCGCATTCACTAACTAA
- the pilB gene encoding type IV-A pilus assembly ATPase PilB has product MNTPTALTGLARQLVAAELLDVPAAQKAQTEAARNQLTLVQHLVQNRLVTARAIAELAAEQFGMPLLDLRALEREQLPRELVSEKLVRQHRALPLLRRGNRLFVGLSDPANQQAIQDIQFSTGLAVEAVLVEEDRLSETIEQLFSAAGSGMDGLDDTDLDGVDTSNDTAKGDDSVSAEGGADDAPVVRFVNKMLLEAIRGGSSDLHFEPYEKSYRIRFRTDGMLHEAARPPIQLAGRIAARLKVMAGLDISERRKPQDGRIKLKVSAHKAIDFRVNSLPTLWGEKIVMRILDPSSAQMGIDALGYEEEQKALYLKALSQPQGMILVTGPTGSGKTVSLYTGLNILNTPDINISTAEDPVEINLEGINQVNVNPKQGMDFAQALRAFLRQDPDVIMVGEIRDLETAEIAIKAAQTGHMVMSTLHTNSAAETLTRLRNMGIPAFNIATSVNLIIAQRLARRLCPQCRKPHELPHEALLAEGFPAERIGSFKLYRPGAGCDACKNGYKGRVGIYEVVKITPELQRLIMEEGNALDIAAKAREEGFNDLRASGLLKAMQGLTSLEEVNRVTKD; this is encoded by the coding sequence ATGAACACTCCCACCGCCCTCACCGGCCTGGCCCGCCAGCTGGTCGCCGCCGAACTGCTGGACGTCCCGGCTGCGCAGAAGGCGCAGACCGAGGCCGCGCGCAACCAGCTCACCCTCGTGCAGCATCTGGTACAGAACCGTCTGGTGACGGCGCGCGCCATCGCCGAGCTGGCCGCCGAACAGTTCGGCATGCCGCTGCTCGACCTGCGCGCACTGGAGCGCGAGCAACTGCCGCGCGAGCTGGTCAGCGAGAAGCTGGTACGCCAGCACCGCGCCCTGCCGCTGCTGCGGCGCGGCAACCGGCTGTTCGTCGGTCTGTCCGACCCCGCCAACCAGCAGGCGATTCAGGACATCCAGTTCAGCACCGGTCTGGCGGTCGAAGCCGTACTGGTCGAGGAGGATCGCCTGAGCGAGACCATCGAGCAGCTGTTCAGCGCCGCCGGCAGCGGCATGGACGGGCTCGACGACACCGACCTGGACGGCGTGGATACCAGCAACGATACCGCCAAGGGCGACGACAGCGTCAGCGCCGAAGGAGGCGCCGACGATGCGCCGGTGGTGCGCTTCGTCAACAAGATGCTGCTGGAGGCGATCCGCGGCGGCTCCTCGGACCTGCACTTCGAGCCCTACGAGAAAAGCTACCGGATCCGCTTTCGTACCGACGGCATGCTGCATGAAGCTGCCCGCCCGCCGATCCAGCTGGCCGGGCGGATCGCCGCGCGCCTCAAGGTGATGGCCGGGCTGGACATTTCCGAGCGACGCAAGCCCCAGGACGGGCGGATCAAGCTCAAGGTCTCGGCGCACAAGGCCATCGACTTCCGGGTCAACAGCCTGCCGACGCTGTGGGGCGAGAAGATCGTCATGCGGATCCTCGACCCCTCCAGCGCGCAGATGGGCATCGACGCCCTCGGCTACGAGGAGGAACAGAAGGCGCTCTATCTCAAGGCGCTCAGCCAGCCGCAGGGGATGATCCTGGTGACCGGGCCGACCGGCTCGGGCAAGACGGTGTCGCTGTACACCGGCCTGAACATCCTCAATACCCCGGACATCAACATCTCCACCGCGGAGGACCCGGTGGAGATCAACCTGGAAGGCATCAACCAGGTCAACGTCAACCCCAAGCAGGGCATGGACTTCGCCCAGGCGCTGCGCGCCTTCCTGCGTCAGGACCCGGACGTGATCATGGTCGGCGAGATCCGCGACCTGGAAACCGCCGAGATCGCCATCAAGGCGGCGCAGACCGGCCACATGGTGATGTCCACCCTGCACACCAACAGCGCCGCGGAAACCCTGACCCGCCTGCGCAACATGGGCATCCCGGCCTTCAACATCGCCACCTCGGTGAACCTGATCATCGCCCAGCGCCTGGCCCGGCGCCTCTGCCCGCAGTGCCGCAAGCCACACGAACTGCCCCACGAGGCGCTGCTTGCCGAGGGCTTCCCGGCCGAGCGCATCGGCAGCTTCAAGCTGTACCGGCCGGGCGCGGGCTGCGACGCCTGCAAGAACGGCTACAAGGGCCGGGTGGGTATTTATGAAGTGGTTAAAATCACCCCCGAGCTGCAACGCCTTATCATGGAAGAAGGCAATGCCCTCGATATCGCCGCCAAGGCGCGCGAAGAAGGCTTCAACGACCTGCGCGCCTCCGGCCTGCTCAAGGCCATGCAGGGCCTGACCAGCCTTGAGGAAGTCAACCGCGTCACCAAGGATTGA
- a CDS encoding type II secretion system F family protein, producing MAEKTPKTETFVWEGIDRKGDRLKGELSGLNPMLVKAQLRQQGINPIRVRKKSKPLLGGGKKIKPMDIALFTRQMATMMKSGVPLLQSFDIIADGMEKPAMRELTLEIKQGVAAGNSLANSLRKKPQYFDDLYCNLVDAGEQSGALETLLDRVATYKEKTEALKAKVKKAMTYPIAVIVVAVIVSAILLIKVVPQFQSVFEGFGAELPAFTQMVINLSELLQEWWLIVLLALIGFAYAFGAAYKRSEALRNNVDRTLLKLPLVGAITYKSAVARYARTLSTTFAAGVPLVEALDSVGGAAGNVVFRNAVRKVKQDVSSGMQLNFSMRTANVFPAMAIQMAAIGEESGSLDSMLDKVAEYYEAEVDNMVDNLTTLMEPMIMAVLGVLVGGLIIAMYLPIFQLGAVV from the coding sequence ATGGCGGAGAAAACACCGAAGACCGAAACCTTCGTCTGGGAAGGCATCGACCGCAAGGGCGACCGGCTCAAGGGCGAACTGAGCGGCCTGAACCCAATGCTGGTCAAGGCGCAGCTGCGCCAGCAGGGCATCAATCCGATCCGGGTACGCAAGAAGAGCAAGCCGCTGCTGGGCGGCGGCAAGAAGATCAAGCCCATGGACATCGCCCTCTTCACCCGGCAGATGGCGACCATGATGAAATCCGGTGTACCGCTGCTGCAGTCCTTCGACATCATCGCCGACGGCATGGAGAAGCCGGCGATGCGCGAGCTGACCCTGGAGATCAAGCAGGGCGTGGCGGCGGGCAACAGTCTGGCCAACTCGCTGCGCAAGAAGCCGCAGTACTTCGACGACCTCTACTGCAACCTGGTGGACGCCGGTGAGCAGTCCGGGGCACTGGAAACCCTGCTCGACCGGGTGGCCACCTACAAGGAGAAGACCGAGGCGCTCAAGGCCAAGGTGAAGAAGGCGATGACCTACCCCATCGCGGTGATCGTGGTAGCGGTGATCGTCTCGGCGATCCTGCTGATCAAGGTGGTGCCGCAATTCCAGAGCGTGTTCGAGGGCTTCGGCGCGGAGCTGCCGGCCTTCACCCAGATGGTCATCAACCTGTCGGAGCTGCTGCAGGAATGGTGGCTGATCGTGCTGCTGGCACTGATCGGCTTCGCCTATGCCTTCGGCGCCGCCTACAAGCGCTCGGAGGCGCTGCGCAACAACGTCGACCGCACCCTGCTCAAGCTGCCGCTGGTCGGCGCGATCACCTACAAGAGCGCGGTGGCGCGCTATGCGCGCACCCTGTCGACCACCTTCGCCGCCGGGGTACCGCTGGTGGAGGCGCTGGACTCGGTCGGCGGCGCGGCCGGCAACGTGGTGTTCCGCAATGCGGTGCGCAAGGTCAAGCAGGATGTATCCAGCGGCATGCAACTGAACTTCTCGATGCGCACGGCGAACGTGTTCCCGGCGATGGCGATCCAGATGGCGGCCATCGGCGAAGAGTCCGGCTCGCTGGACAGCATGCTCGACAAGGTCGCGGAATATTACGAGGCGGAAGTGGACAACATGGTCGACAATCTGACCACCCTGATGGAGCCGATGATCATGGCGGTGCTTGGCGTGCTGGTGGGCGGACTGATCATCGCCATGTACCTGCCGATCTTCCAGCTCGGCGCGGTGGTGTAA
- a CDS encoding prepilin peptidase: MAFIDLLAASPAWFTACTLLLGLLVGSFLNVVVYRLPIMMQRDWQAQAREVLELPAEPTERFDLLLPHSRCPHCAHRIRAWENIPLLGWLLLRGRCSACRAPIGMRYPLVELACGLLSGYIAWHFGFSWQTAALLPLTWGLLAMSLIDADHQLLPDVLVLPLLWLGLIVNQWSLFASPAAALWGAVAGYLSLWSLYWLFKLVTGKEGMGYGDFKLLALIGAWGGWQALPLTILLSSLVGAVLGLLLLRLRGADHGTPIPFGPYLAIAGWIALLWGETITAGYLRIAGMG; this comes from the coding sequence ATGGCGTTCATCGATCTGCTGGCCGCCAGCCCCGCCTGGTTCACCGCCTGCACCCTGCTGCTCGGCCTGCTGGTGGGCAGCTTCCTCAATGTCGTGGTGTATCGCCTGCCGATCATGATGCAGCGCGACTGGCAGGCCCAGGCCCGCGAGGTGCTGGAGCTGCCGGCCGAGCCGACCGAGCGCTTCGACCTGCTGCTGCCGCACTCGCGCTGCCCGCACTGCGCGCACCGCATCCGCGCCTGGGAAAACATTCCGCTGCTCGGCTGGCTGCTGCTGCGCGGGCGCTGCTCGGCGTGCCGGGCGCCGATCGGGATGCGCTATCCGCTGGTGGAGCTGGCCTGCGGGCTGCTCTCCGGCTATATCGCCTGGCATTTCGGCTTCAGCTGGCAGACCGCCGCCCTGCTGCCGCTGACCTGGGGGCTGCTGGCGATGAGCCTGATCGACGCCGACCACCAGTTGCTGCCGGATGTCCTGGTGCTGCCGCTGCTGTGGCTGGGGCTGATCGTCAACCAGTGGAGCCTGTTCGCCAGCCCTGCGGCGGCGCTGTGGGGCGCGGTGGCCGGCTATCTCAGCCTGTGGTCGCTGTATTGGCTGTTCAAGCTGGTGACCGGCAAGGAAGGCATGGGCTACGGCGACTTCAAGCTGCTGGCGCTGATCGGCGCCTGGGGGGGCTGGCAGGCGCTGCCGTTAACCATCCTGCTGTCCTCGCTGGTCGGCGCGGTGCTCGGCCTGTTGCTGCTGCGCCTGCGCGGCGCCGACCACGGCACGCCGATTCCCTTCGGCCCCTACCTCGCCATCGCCGGCTGGATCGCCCTGCTGTGGGGCGAGACCATCACCGCCGGCTACCTGCGCATCGCCGGCATGGGCTGA
- the coaE gene encoding dephospho-CoA kinase (Dephospho-CoA kinase (CoaE) performs the final step in coenzyme A biosynthesis.) yields the protein MQPWILGLTGGIGSGKSAAASHFARLGVHQVDADQVARWVVEPGRPALARIVDRFGEAILHADGRLDRAALRARIFQTPEERQWLEQLLHPLIRTEMRHALEQARSPYAILVSPLLVESEQQRRMVERILVIDVPEALQLQRTMQRDSVPEQQVRAILQAQAAREERLRHAHDVLVNDRDLAWLHGEVERLHELYLRLHARPQGHSQ from the coding sequence ATGCAACCCTGGATTCTCGGTCTCACCGGCGGCATCGGCAGCGGCAAGAGCGCCGCCGCCAGTCATTTCGCCCGTCTCGGCGTGCATCAGGTGGACGCCGATCAGGTCGCCCGCTGGGTAGTGGAGCCGGGGCGTCCGGCGCTGGCACGGATCGTCGACCGCTTCGGCGAGGCCATCCTGCACGCCGATGGCCGCCTCGACCGGGCGGCCCTGCGTGCGCGCATCTTCCAGACGCCGGAGGAGCGCCAGTGGCTGGAGCAACTGCTGCACCCGCTGATCCGCACGGAAATGCGCCATGCCCTGGAGCAGGCCCGCTCGCCCTACGCCATTCTGGTCTCGCCCTTGCTGGTCGAGTCCGAGCAGCAACGCCGGATGGTCGAGCGCATCCTGGTGATCGACGTTCCCGAGGCGCTGCAATTGCAGCGCACCATGCAGCGCGACAGCGTTCCCGAACAACAGGTGCGCGCCATCCTGCAGGCCCAGGCTGCCCGCGAGGAGCGCCTGCGCCACGCCCACGACGTGCTGGTCAACGACCGCGACCTGGCCTGGCTGCACGGCGAGGTGGAGCGCCTGCATGAACTTTATCTGCGCCTGCACGCCAGGCCCCAAGGACATTCGCAATGA
- the yacG gene encoding DNA gyrase inhibitor YacG produces the protein MSKPLTVTCPTCSAPLEWTPANHFRPFCSERCKLIDLGAWAAEEHAIPGDPQLDAAFSDELHAPGGLRH, from the coding sequence ATGAGCAAGCCACTGACCGTCACCTGCCCGACCTGCTCGGCCCCGCTGGAGTGGACGCCGGCCAACCATTTCCGGCCGTTCTGCAGCGAGCGCTGCAAGCTGATCGACCTGGGCGCCTGGGCCGCCGAGGAGCATGCGATCCCCGGCGACCCGCAGCTGGACGCCGCCTTCAGCGACGAACTGCACGCCCCTGGCGGTCTGCGTCACTGA
- a CDS encoding energy-coupling factor ABC transporter permease, translating to MIAAELLSSSSQWLGGLLFLPLLLAAALRAPWVELFSDFRRQHLLFGTVLALFVLWLVRRDFPAGLSYHFIGMTAVTLLLDWPLAVLAGFAAQLALVALGRQDLLALGVNGVLMILIPVLVTEVCAQGVERRQPENLFVYIFFSGFFPAALATLCSLLAGLGVLLVDGIYQMPPWLDEFAGYLWLVVFPEAFINGLVVTALVVFYPDWLETFNRTRYLQAPWKEERPPDDERRGPPQ from the coding sequence GTGATCGCCGCCGAACTGCTGTCCAGCTCCAGCCAGTGGCTGGGCGGACTGCTGTTCCTGCCGCTGCTCCTGGCAGCGGCGCTGCGTGCGCCCTGGGTCGAGCTGTTCAGCGATTTCCGCCGCCAGCACCTGCTGTTCGGCACGGTGCTGGCGCTGTTCGTGCTCTGGCTGGTGCGTCGCGATTTTCCGGCGGGGCTGTCCTACCACTTCATCGGCATGACCGCGGTGACCCTGCTGCTGGACTGGCCGCTGGCGGTACTGGCCGGTTTCGCCGCCCAGCTGGCGCTGGTCGCCCTCGGTCGTCAGGACCTGCTGGCCCTCGGCGTCAACGGCGTGCTGATGATCCTCATCCCGGTGCTGGTCACCGAGGTCTGCGCCCAGGGGGTGGAGCGTCGCCAGCCGGAGAACCTGTTCGTCTATATCTTCTTCAGCGGCTTTTTCCCGGCGGCGCTGGCCACCCTGTGCAGCCTGCTGGCGGGGCTGGGCGTGCTGCTGGTGGACGGCATCTACCAGATGCCGCCCTGGCTCGATGAGTTCGCCGGCTACCTGTGGCTGGTGGTGTTCCCCGAGGCCTTCATCAACGGTCTGGTGGTCACCGCGCTGGTGGTGTTCTACCCGGACTGGCTGGAAACCTTCAACCGCACCCGCTATCTGCAGGCGCCGTGGAAGGAGGAGCGCCCGCCGGACGACGAGCGGCGTGGCCCGCCTCAGTGA
- a CDS encoding FAD/FMN-containing dehydrogenase — MTKFWMALGLVLLSGAAQALEPGERLAPWTLSDQFEQSYTLDGQLRVLLVARSMDGAKLVEQALAERPKGYLEERQALFVADISRMPSLIGSLFAIPAMRDYSYRVLLDREAAVVPQYAAPEAGVLWLQLDGGVLRERREFADAAELRRALEQLQP; from the coding sequence ATGACGAAATTCTGGATGGCGCTGGGCCTGGTCCTGCTGAGCGGCGCGGCGCAGGCGCTGGAGCCGGGCGAGCGTCTGGCGCCCTGGACCCTGAGCGATCAGTTCGAGCAGTCCTATACCCTCGACGGACAGCTGCGCGTGTTGCTGGTGGCACGGAGCATGGATGGCGCCAAACTGGTCGAGCAGGCCCTGGCCGAGCGCCCCAAGGGTTATCTGGAGGAGCGCCAGGCGCTGTTCGTCGCCGACATCAGCCGCATGCCGAGCCTGATCGGCAGCCTGTTCGCCATTCCGGCGATGCGCGACTACAGCTACCGCGTGCTGCTGGATCGCGAGGCGGCGGTGGTGCCGCAGTACGCGGCGCCCGAGGCCGGGGTGCTCTGGCTGCAACTCGACGGGGGCGTGCTGCGCGAGCGGCGCGAATTCGCCGATGCCGCCGAGCTGCGCCGCGCTCTTGAGCAGCTCCAGCCGTGA
- a CDS encoding DUF3094 family protein: MSSRLSPEDQQRVERYLSSPQHQVKRRPFRPWRLMLGLLAVIVGLGLLSRLLSSLVT; the protein is encoded by the coding sequence ATGTCCAGCCGTCTGAGTCCCGAAGACCAGCAACGGGTCGAGCGTTACCTCAGCTCCCCGCAGCATCAAGTCAAGCGCCGGCCCTTCCGCCCGTGGCGCCTGATGCTGGGCCTGCTGGCCGTGATCGTCGGCCTGGGCTTACTGAGTCGCCTGCTGAGCTCCCTGGTCACATGA
- a CDS encoding NAD(P)/FAD-dependent oxidoreductase, which translates to MTHHIVIVGGGAGGIELATRLGRSLGKRGQARITLVDGNLTHIWKPLLHEVAAGSLNSSEDELNYVAQAKWNHFEFQLGRMCGLDRQRKIIQLQATLDEDGSELVPPREIAYDTLVLAVGSTTNDFGTPGAAEHCIFLDTRQQAERFHQLLLNQYLRAHANPEHSATEQINVAIIGAGATGVELAAELHHAARLLAAYGLDGIRPENLRLTLVEAGPRVLPALPERISVPVHETLEKLGVTVLTGSPVSEVAEEGLCTADGQLIPASLKVWAAGIRAPRFLNEIDGLESNRINQLVVLPTLQTTRDEHIFAFGDCAACPQPDGKNVPPRAQAAHQQASLLAKSLKRRLEGKPLLEYRYRDYGSLISLSSFSAVGNLMGNLTGDVMLEGRLARWFYVSLYRLHQMALYGKFRTLLLMLSDRLGRSTEPRLKLH; encoded by the coding sequence ATGACGCATCACATCGTGATTGTCGGCGGCGGCGCCGGCGGGATCGAACTGGCGACCCGCCTTGGCCGTAGCCTGGGCAAACGCGGACAGGCACGCATCACCCTGGTCGACGGCAACCTTACCCACATCTGGAAACCGCTGCTGCACGAGGTGGCCGCCGGCTCGCTGAACTCATCGGAAGACGAGCTCAACTATGTCGCCCAGGCCAAGTGGAACCACTTCGAGTTCCAGCTCGGTCGCATGTGCGGTCTCGACCGTCAGCGCAAGATCATCCAGCTGCAAGCCACCCTCGACGAGGACGGCAGCGAGCTGGTGCCGCCCCGGGAGATCGCCTACGACACCCTGGTACTGGCGGTCGGCAGCACCACCAACGACTTCGGCACACCCGGCGCTGCCGAGCACTGCATCTTCCTCGACACCCGCCAGCAGGCCGAGCGCTTCCACCAGCTGCTGCTCAACCAGTACCTGCGCGCCCACGCCAACCCGGAGCACAGCGCCACCGAGCAGATCAACGTGGCGATCATCGGCGCCGGCGCCACCGGCGTCGAACTGGCGGCCGAACTGCACCATGCCGCACGCCTGCTGGCCGCCTACGGACTGGACGGCATCCGCCCGGAAAACCTGCGCCTGACCTTGGTCGAGGCCGGCCCGCGCGTGCTGCCGGCGCTGCCCGAGCGGATCAGCGTGCCGGTGCATGAAACCCTGGAGAAACTCGGCGTGACGGTGCTGACCGGTTCGCCGGTCAGCGAAGTGGCCGAGGAAGGCCTGTGCACCGCCGATGGCCAGCTGATTCCGGCCAGCCTCAAGGTCTGGGCCGCCGGCATTCGCGCACCGCGTTTTCTCAACGAGATCGACGGCCTGGAAAGCAACCGTATCAACCAGCTGGTGGTCCTGCCCACGCTGCAGACCACCCGCGACGAGCACATCTTCGCCTTCGGCGACTGCGCAGCCTGCCCGCAGCCCGACGGCAAGAACGTGCCGCCGCGCGCCCAGGCAGCCCACCAACAGGCTTCGCTGCTGGCCAAGTCGCTCAAGCGCCGCCTGGAAGGCAAGCCGCTGCTGGAGTACCGCTACCGCGACTACGGCTCGCTGATCTCGCTGTCGAGCTTCAGTGCAGTGGGCAACCTGATGGGCAACCTGACCGGCGATGTGATGCTCGAAGGCCGCCTGGCACGCTGGTTCTATGTGTCGCTTTACCGCCTGCACCAGATGGCGCTGTACGGCAAGTTCCGCACCCTGCTGCTGATGCTCAGCGACCGCCTGGGACGCAGCACCGAACCGCGCCTGAAACTGCACTGA